The Dehalococcoidales bacterium DNA segment TGTGGTCAGGGATAATGTTTTTTCCCTGGATACCTTCGAGGTGGGGCCGATGGACAGGGTTGACTATGTTCTGCCTTTCAACAGACCGCCGGATGTACCCAATGTCCGGGGCATCGGCCGGCCGGACGAGCCGCTGGTCAGCCCGAGCAGCGGACAGCCGGTATGGCCGCCCATTGAAGAGATGAACGCTTTTCTGCCGGCGGCGGGAACAACGGCTCCCGGCAGCGGTGTGGAGCTTGGGCAGCGGCTGTCACCCCTGTGTTTCCCCATGCACGATCATTCCGAACCTTCCCAGACTTCCCAGGGGGGCAATTACAATACCGGCTTGATCTCAGGCATGTATTTCACCGGCGACCGGAATACGCCCGGCCATTTCGACTTCGAGATGGAAGAGGACTTCCACATGATGTTCAAGAATGTCCGTGGCGTCACGGTCATCCCTCCAGCCACCCTGCCGGCAGCGCCGCCGCATAATGAGCTTCCCTGATTGCCCTTAAAGGTTAGAAAGGAGAGATAAGATGTCATTTACAGATCGGGTTTTTGATGATATTCCCCGCCAGTCAGTCGCTGGCATGGAAGGCATGTTCACCAAAATGTTCGACCCGCCTGCGGAGAGCCCACCTACGCCGGACCTGCTGGCGCCGACTAATCCCGTACCGGAGGTCATGGCCGCTGCCCCACCCTCGATAGGAGGACCTTTTCAGAATCCGCCGACCACGCCCCACACCGTGGAGCGGCGCTTGAGGCATAGTGATGACATCACTGTCTGGGACGGACAGAGACTCCGTTTCTTCATGTTCAGCGACCCCGACAATGATGCCACCAATGGCGGCACCTATCCGGCGGCCACCATCCGGGTGCCCCGGGGGGTTATCTTTCACGGGCATACTCAAGCCACCGGGGGACCGCACACCATCCACTGGCACGGCATGGAGCCGACCCCGATAAATGACGGGGTGGGTCACTGCTCCATGGAGCTGGGTGATTATACCTACCAGTGGCAGCCCAACCACATCGGCACCTATTTCTACCACTGCCATCGCAACACGGTGCAGCACTTCGAGTTCGGGCTATGGGGGGCGCTCCTCATCGTGCCTCCGGATGCCTATTTTGCCACGCAACGGAATCCGGCCATTCCCATCGGCGCGGGACGGGATGGGAAATTCCGCACTGAGGCTAACCTCACCAATTTCCCGCAGTTTCCCGGCTTCAACTCTAATCCCCTTGATACCCCTGACCCTGACCCGGACACTGCCGACCCGTGGCCGTTTACTGTCGACCCGCACGCCATGACTGTCCCTTACGATGTGGAGGTCCTGTGGGCATTCGACGACCGCGACTCCGTTTGGGCAGCTCTCGCCACTGACCACAGGCAGACCTATCCCGTACAGGGACCCAATCCGGGAGTGGACGATAATTTCCACACGCACGGCGTTGCCGGCACCAGCGCCGCACCGGGTGATTTCTTCGCCTTTAACGACTTCAATTCGGATTACTGGTTCGTCACCGGCGTCTCGGTGCCCGGCCTCAAAGGAGGCACCGGGACAATTGCTCCCGGCATAGTTATCCCTCCGGCGCTTAATAGCGGTGTCACCGGGACACAGGTCTCCATCAATGCCCAGGTGGGACAGACCATACTCATCCGGGCCATTAATGGTGCCTATGATGTCTCTCAAATAAGATTACCGATGGATGTCCTGGTTATCGGAGCGGACGGGAGGGCGCTGGGCGTGCCGCCTTTCACGCACTATAGCCAGCCGTTTGTGCTTCCGGCCAACACTCCCATTCGTTTGAGCGTCGCCCGCCGTGCCGACGCCATTTTCCGGCCCCTGTTCCCGTTTAGCGGCTTCGCTGAGGTGGAGTTCTTCAACCCCCGCAGCGAAGCACCAACTTCAGAGGCGAACAGGCGATTCACCGCCCGTATCCCGATCAATATTGCTCCGACGGCCGGGGTTCGCGTCATATCCGGCTCTATAATTGATAGCCAGAACGGACAACCTATTTCCGGCGCACAGGTGAACCTGACCGGACCGACAAGCCAGATGGTGTTCACTGATGCCTCGGGCAACTACAGCTTTACCGGTCTGCCTGACGGCGTCTATACGGTTATTCCTTCAGGCGCTGGTTTCAGCTTTTCGCCGCGGGAAAGGCAGATAGTCGTAAGCGGCGAAAATATTAGCAGCCAGTTCTTCAGAGGGAGAAGAATGTAATGCCGGGCGGTTTTCAGCTTCATCTTCAGCAAAGAAGGGGGTAAACACCATGGACTTAAAAAAGAGGCTATTGTGTATCATCG contains these protein-coding regions:
- a CDS encoding carboxypeptidase regulatory-like domain-containing protein gives rise to the protein MSFTDRVFDDIPRQSVAGMEGMFTKMFDPPAESPPTPDLLAPTNPVPEVMAAAPPSIGGPFQNPPTTPHTVERRLRHSDDITVWDGQRLRFFMFSDPDNDATNGGTYPAATIRVPRGVIFHGHTQATGGPHTIHWHGMEPTPINDGVGHCSMELGDYTYQWQPNHIGTYFYHCHRNTVQHFEFGLWGALLIVPPDAYFATQRNPAIPIGAGRDGKFRTEANLTNFPQFPGFNSNPLDTPDPDPDTADPWPFTVDPHAMTVPYDVEVLWAFDDRDSVWAALATDHRQTYPVQGPNPGVDDNFHTHGVAGTSAAPGDFFAFNDFNSDYWFVTGVSVPGLKGGTGTIAPGIVIPPALNSGVTGTQVSINAQVGQTILIRAINGAYDVSQIRLPMDVLVIGADGRALGVPPFTHYSQPFVLPANTPIRLSVARRADAIFRPLFPFSGFAEVEFFNPRSEAPTSEANRRFTARIPINIAPTAGVRVISGSIIDSQNGQPISGAQVNLTGPTSQMVFTDASGNYSFTGLPDGVYTVIPSGAGFSFSPRERQIVVSGENISSQFFRGRRM